From one Plectropomus leopardus isolate mb chromosome 8, YSFRI_Pleo_2.0, whole genome shotgun sequence genomic stretch:
- the LOC121947443 gene encoding LOW QUALITY PROTEIN: taste receptor type 1 member 1-like (The sequence of the model RefSeq protein was modified relative to this genomic sequence to represent the inferred CDS: deleted 2 bases in 1 codon), with protein MKLFLASLCLLGTFVHVLAKCTVPASEFQLEGDYLLGGLFDIHHVSDPVHERPEAINCSSQPFILSNYRRLQLMRFSVEEINNSNNLLPNVSLGYEIFDHCSDTHNFPGILKLLSVNGLVQPWGEPHKNLSKVIALVGPFSSRDTLTVSQLFMVDLIPMVSYGAASSAFSEKVKFPSFLRTVHSNKDVIEVIVKIILHFNWRWVAFLNSDNAFGKDGLELFIKRIKNTEICLAYAKGLKDNTNYVQMLKHIEEQKIYVVIVFAPKLTAEALVQSAMQINVTKKVWIAGDTWSLSKRLPKEEVITRIGTVLGVSQPVVTIPGFNDFIQSLKSHSHCENSEQNMFCNQVCNCSSLNEEEILAVDSSYSFSVYSAVYAIAHALHNALQCGVDKCNGNITVYPYTVLAMLKKSNFTLLNHSIQFDEHGDPTFGSYSIVFWNQSGNAEEIGFYKFHPSVDFSINDSKIQWYTKGEVPTSLCSPECPAGHAKKQDGIHKCCFICKICPNGTYINSSEDPYKCIKCKETEWSAVGSTSCSLREVEYIPFTDIGAILIMVGACALVGLSLAMSALFAINYNTPVVRSAGGPMCFLILGCLSLCSLSVFFHFGKPTTSSCIFMFLPFLLFYTVCLACFVVRSFQIVCIFKIAAKFPKIHSWWMKYHGQWLIISVAFVTQALLLIIVYTYATPKPYNETFWYPDKIILGCDISVKASSGPVVLLLSLCFLCFIFSYMGKDLPKNYNEAKAITFCLLLLILTWIIFATEYVLYRGKYIQTLSALAVLSSLFSFLLWYFLPKCYIIIFQPHRNTQEYFQGLIQSYTKTISQ; from the exons ATGAAACTTTTTCTTGCCTCTCTGTGTTTACTGGGAACATTTGTACATGTTTTGGCTAAATGCACTGTCCCAGCATCAGAGTTTCAGCTGGAAGGAGATTATTTGTTAGGTGGACTTTTTGACATTCATCATGTCAGTGACCCTGTTCATGAAAGACCAGAAGCCATCAACTGCTCCAG TCAACCCTTCATTCTGTCAAATTATCGAAGGCTTCAGTTGATGAGATTCTCTGTGGAGGAAATCAATAACTCCAACAACCTCCTGCCAAATGTATCCCTTGGCTATGAGATATTTGATCACTGCTCAGATACACACAATTTCCCAGGAATATTAAAACTCCTCTCAGTCAATGGCTTGGTCCAACCTTGGGGTGAACCACACAAGAATCTGTCCAAAGTCATAGCACTGGTCGGCCCTTTTTCAAGCAGGGACACCCTGACTGTATCCCAACTGTTTATGGTGGATCTTATTCCGATG GTTAGTTATGGAGCTGCCTCCTCTGCCTTTtcagaaaaagtgaaatttccCTCTTTCCTACGAACAGTTCATTCCAATAAAGACGTTATTGAAGTGATTGTTAAAATCATACTACACTTCAACTGGCGCTGGGTGGCTTTTCTCAACAGTGACAATGCTTTTGGCAAAGATGGGCTCGAATTGTTCATTAAAAGGATTAAGAACACTGAGATCTGCCTCGCATATGCCAAAGGTCTCAAAGACAATACAAATTACGTCCAAATGTTAAAACACATTGAGGAACAAAAGATATATGTCGttattgtttttgctcccaAACTGACTGCTGAAGCTCTAGTTCAGTCAGCAATGCAAATAAATGTCACCAAGAAAGTGTGGATAGCAGGGGACACCTGGTCCTTAAGCAAGAGGCTCCCCAAAGAGGAAGTAATCACACGTATTGGAACTGTACTTGGAGTATCTCAGCCAGTAGTGACAATTCCTGGTTTCAATGATTTTATCCAGTCTCTCAAAAGCCATTCTCACTGTGAAAATTCagaacaaaatatgttttgcaatCAGGTATGCAACTGCAGTAGCCTGAATGAAGAGGAAATCCTTGCTGTGGACTCATCATattctttctctgtttattctGCTGTATATGCCATTGCTCATGCCTTACACAATGCCCTGCAATGTGGGGTTGATAAATGTAATGGGAATATTACAGTGTACCCATATACA GTTCTAGCAATGCTGAAGAAGTCaaattttacacttttaaacCACAGTATTCAGTTTGATGAGCACGGGGACCCCACATTTGGATCCTATTCTATAGTTTTCTGGAACCAAAGTGGTAATGCAGAGGAAATCGGCTTTTATAAATTTCACCCATCAGTGGATTTTTCTATCAACGACAGCAAAATTCAGTGGTACACAAAGGGAGAA GTGCCTACTTCACTGTGTTCCCCAGAATGTCCTGCAGGACATGCAAAAAAGCAAGATGGGATCCACAAATGCTGCTTCATTTGCAAAATCTGCCCAAATGGAACTTATATCAACAGCTCag AGGATCCCTACAAGTGTATCAAGTGTAAGGAGACAGAATGGTCTGCAGTAGGAAGTACATCCTGCAGTCTGCGGGAGGTGGAGTACATCCCATTCACAGACATT GGGGCTATACTGATCATGGTCGGGGCCTGTGCGTTGGTGGGCCTCTCACTAGCCATGTCCGCTCTGTTTGCCATCAACTACAACACACCTGTTGTCAGATCTGCTGGGGGACCAATGTGCTTCTTAATTTTAGGCTGCCTCAGTCTGTGTAGTCTTAGTGTGTTCTTTCACTTTGGTAAGCCAACAACTTCATCTTGTATCTTTATGTTCTTACCATTTCTCTTGTTCTACACAGTTTGTCTAGCATGCTTTGTTGTGCGCTCTTTTCagattgtttgcatttttaaaatagctgCCAAGTTTCCCAAGATCCACAGCTGGTGGATGAAATATCATGGACAATGGCTGATCATCTCTGTGGCATTTGTTACTCAGGCACTCTTACTTATTATTGTCTATACTTATGCAACCCCCAAACCctacaatgaaacattttggTACCCAGACAAAATCATTCTTGGTTGTGACATTAGTGTCAAAGCATCCTCAGGTCCTGTGGTTTTACTTCTatctttgtgtttcctttgctttattttctcctaCATGGGAAAAGACCTtccaaaaaattacaatgaGGCCAAAGCAATAACCTTCTGCCTGCTCCTGCTGATCCTCACCTGGATCATCTTTGCCACTGAATATGTACTCTACCGTGGCAAGTACATCCAAACACTTAGCGCTCTAGCAGTACTCTCCAGTCTCTTCTCCTTTCTGTTGTGGTATTTCCTcccaaaatgttacattatcatttttcaaccccacagaaacacacaggaaTACTTTCAAGGTCTCATTCAGAGTTATACCAAAACAATCAGCCAGTAG